One stretch of Lagenorhynchus albirostris chromosome 13, mLagAlb1.1, whole genome shotgun sequence DNA includes these proteins:
- the RRM2 gene encoding ribonucleoside-diphosphate reductase subunit M2 isoform X2, which translates to MLSVRVPLATIADPQQQHPLQLSPMKGLSLADKENTPPSLSGTRVLASKTARRIFQEPAEPNPKLSAPSVEEEPLLKENPRRFVIFPIEYHDIWQMYKKAEASFWTAEEVDLSKDIQHWEALKPEERYFISHVLAFFAASDGIVNENLVERFSQEVQITEARCFYGFQIAMENIHSEMYSLLIDTYIKDSKEREFLFNAIETMPCVKKKADWALCWIGDKEATYGERVVAFAAVEGIFFSGSFASIFWLKKRGLMPGLTFSNELISRDEGLHCDFACLMFKHLLHKPSEQRVKDIIVNAVRIEQEFLTEALPVKLIGMNCTLMKQYIEFVADRLMLELGFSKVFRVENPFDFMENISLEGKTNFFEKRVGEYQRMGVMSSPTENSFTLDADF; encoded by the exons ATGCTCTCCGTCCGTGTCCCTCTCGCCACCATCGCTGACCCGCAGCAGCAGCATCCCCTCCAGCTCTCGCCCATGAAGGGGCTCAGCCTGGCGGACAAGGAGAACACT CCCCCGTCCCTCAGCGGGACCCGCGTGCTGGCCAGCAAGACCGCGAGGAGGATCTTCCAGGAGCCCGCCGAGCCA AACCCTAAGCTATCTGCCCCCAGTGTGGAGGAGGAACCACTTCTGAAAGAAAACCCCCGCCGCTTTGTCATCTTTCCTATCGAATACCATGATATCTGGCAGATGTATAAGAAAGCTGAGGCTTCCTTTTGGACAGCTGAGGAG GTGGACCTTTCCAAGGACATTCAGCACTGGGAAGCCCTGAAGCCTGAGGAGAGATATTTCATTTCGCATGTTCTGGCTTTCTTTGCAGCAAGTGATGGCATAGTAAATGAAAACTTG GTGGAGCGGTTTAGCCAAGAAGTTCAGATTACGGAAGCCCGTTGTTTCTATGGCTTCCAAATTGCCATGGAAAACATACATTCTGAAATGTATAGTCTCCTCATTGACACTTACATTAAAGATTCCAAAGAAAG GGAATTTCTCTTCAACGCCATTGAGACAATGCCTTGTGTAAAGAAGAAGGCAGATTGGGCCTTGTGCTGGATTGGGGACAAAGAGGCTACGTATG GAGAACGTGTCGTAGCCTTTGCTGCAGTGGAAGGAATCTTCTTTTCTGGTTCTTTTGCATCGATATTCTGGCTCAAAAAACGAGGACTGATGCCTGGCCTCACATTTTCCAATGAACTTATTAGCAGAGACGAG GGTTTACACTGTGACTTTGCCTGCCTGATGTTCAAACACCTGCTACACAAACCTTCGGAGCAGAGAGTCAAAGATATCATCGTCAATGCAGTTAGGATAGAACAG GAGTTCCTCACGGAGGCCCTGCCAGTGAAGCTCATTGGAATGAATTGCACTTTGATGAAGCAGTACATCGAATTCGTGGCAGACAGACTCATgctggagctgggttttagcaaG GTTTTCAGAGTAGAAAATCCATTTGACTTTATGGAGAATATTTCACTGGAAGGGAAGACTAACTTCTTTGAGAAGAGAGTAGGCGAGTATCAGAGGATGGGAGTGATGTCCAGTCCGACAGAGAATTCCTTTACCTTGGATGCTGACTTCTAA
- the RRM2 gene encoding ribonucleoside-diphosphate reductase subunit M2 isoform X4 — translation MLSVRVPLATIADPQQQHPLQLSPMKGLSLADKENTPPSLSGTRVLASKTARRIFQEPAEPQNPKLSAPSVEEEPLLKENPRRFVIFPIEYHDIWQMYKKAEASFWTAEEVDLSKDIQHWEALKPEERYFISHVLAFFAASDGIVNENLVERFSQEVQITEARCFYGFQIAMENIHSEMYSLLIDTYIKDSKEREFLFNAIETMPCVKKKADWALCWIGDKEATYGERVVAFAAVEGIFFSGSFASIFWLKKRGLMPGLTFSNELISRDEGLHCDFACLMFKHLLHKPSEQRVKDIIVNAVRIEQEFLTEALPVKLIGMNCTLMKQYIEFVADRLMLELGFSKFWTQLC, via the exons ATGCTCTCCGTCCGTGTCCCTCTCGCCACCATCGCTGACCCGCAGCAGCAGCATCCCCTCCAGCTCTCGCCCATGAAGGGGCTCAGCCTGGCGGACAAGGAGAACACT CCCCCGTCCCTCAGCGGGACCCGCGTGCTGGCCAGCAAGACCGCGAGGAGGATCTTCCAGGAGCCCGCCGAGCCA CAGAACCCTAAGCTATCTGCCCCCAGTGTGGAGGAGGAACCACTTCTGAAAGAAAACCCCCGCCGCTTTGTCATCTTTCCTATCGAATACCATGATATCTGGCAGATGTATAAGAAAGCTGAGGCTTCCTTTTGGACAGCTGAGGAG GTGGACCTTTCCAAGGACATTCAGCACTGGGAAGCCCTGAAGCCTGAGGAGAGATATTTCATTTCGCATGTTCTGGCTTTCTTTGCAGCAAGTGATGGCATAGTAAATGAAAACTTG GTGGAGCGGTTTAGCCAAGAAGTTCAGATTACGGAAGCCCGTTGTTTCTATGGCTTCCAAATTGCCATGGAAAACATACATTCTGAAATGTATAGTCTCCTCATTGACACTTACATTAAAGATTCCAAAGAAAG GGAATTTCTCTTCAACGCCATTGAGACAATGCCTTGTGTAAAGAAGAAGGCAGATTGGGCCTTGTGCTGGATTGGGGACAAAGAGGCTACGTATG GAGAACGTGTCGTAGCCTTTGCTGCAGTGGAAGGAATCTTCTTTTCTGGTTCTTTTGCATCGATATTCTGGCTCAAAAAACGAGGACTGATGCCTGGCCTCACATTTTCCAATGAACTTATTAGCAGAGACGAG GGTTTACACTGTGACTTTGCCTGCCTGATGTTCAAACACCTGCTACACAAACCTTCGGAGCAGAGAGTCAAAGATATCATCGTCAATGCAGTTAGGATAGAACAG GAGTTCCTCACGGAGGCCCTGCCAGTGAAGCTCATTGGAATGAATTGCACTTTGATGAAGCAGTACATCGAATTCGTGGCAGACAGACTCATgctggagctgggttttagcaaG
- the RRM2 gene encoding ribonucleoside-diphosphate reductase subunit M2 isoform X1 — protein sequence MLSVRVPLATIADPQQQHPLQLSPMKGLSLADKENTPPSLSGTRVLASKTARRIFQEPAEPQNPKLSAPSVEEEPLLKENPRRFVIFPIEYHDIWQMYKKAEASFWTAEEVDLSKDIQHWEALKPEERYFISHVLAFFAASDGIVNENLVERFSQEVQITEARCFYGFQIAMENIHSEMYSLLIDTYIKDSKEREFLFNAIETMPCVKKKADWALCWIGDKEATYGERVVAFAAVEGIFFSGSFASIFWLKKRGLMPGLTFSNELISRDEGLHCDFACLMFKHLLHKPSEQRVKDIIVNAVRIEQEFLTEALPVKLIGMNCTLMKQYIEFVADRLMLELGFSKVFRVENPFDFMENISLEGKTNFFEKRVGEYQRMGVMSSPTENSFTLDADF from the exons ATGCTCTCCGTCCGTGTCCCTCTCGCCACCATCGCTGACCCGCAGCAGCAGCATCCCCTCCAGCTCTCGCCCATGAAGGGGCTCAGCCTGGCGGACAAGGAGAACACT CCCCCGTCCCTCAGCGGGACCCGCGTGCTGGCCAGCAAGACCGCGAGGAGGATCTTCCAGGAGCCCGCCGAGCCA CAGAACCCTAAGCTATCTGCCCCCAGTGTGGAGGAGGAACCACTTCTGAAAGAAAACCCCCGCCGCTTTGTCATCTTTCCTATCGAATACCATGATATCTGGCAGATGTATAAGAAAGCTGAGGCTTCCTTTTGGACAGCTGAGGAG GTGGACCTTTCCAAGGACATTCAGCACTGGGAAGCCCTGAAGCCTGAGGAGAGATATTTCATTTCGCATGTTCTGGCTTTCTTTGCAGCAAGTGATGGCATAGTAAATGAAAACTTG GTGGAGCGGTTTAGCCAAGAAGTTCAGATTACGGAAGCCCGTTGTTTCTATGGCTTCCAAATTGCCATGGAAAACATACATTCTGAAATGTATAGTCTCCTCATTGACACTTACATTAAAGATTCCAAAGAAAG GGAATTTCTCTTCAACGCCATTGAGACAATGCCTTGTGTAAAGAAGAAGGCAGATTGGGCCTTGTGCTGGATTGGGGACAAAGAGGCTACGTATG GAGAACGTGTCGTAGCCTTTGCTGCAGTGGAAGGAATCTTCTTTTCTGGTTCTTTTGCATCGATATTCTGGCTCAAAAAACGAGGACTGATGCCTGGCCTCACATTTTCCAATGAACTTATTAGCAGAGACGAG GGTTTACACTGTGACTTTGCCTGCCTGATGTTCAAACACCTGCTACACAAACCTTCGGAGCAGAGAGTCAAAGATATCATCGTCAATGCAGTTAGGATAGAACAG GAGTTCCTCACGGAGGCCCTGCCAGTGAAGCTCATTGGAATGAATTGCACTTTGATGAAGCAGTACATCGAATTCGTGGCAGACAGACTCATgctggagctgggttttagcaaG GTTTTCAGAGTAGAAAATCCATTTGACTTTATGGAGAATATTTCACTGGAAGGGAAGACTAACTTCTTTGAGAAGAGAGTAGGCGAGTATCAGAGGATGGGAGTGATGTCCAGTCCGACAGAGAATTCCTTTACCTTGGATGCTGACTTCTAA
- the RRM2 gene encoding ribonucleoside-diphosphate reductase subunit M2 isoform X3 — MLSVRVPLATIADPQQQHPLQLSPMKGLSLADKENTPPSLSGTRVLASKTARRIFQEPAEPQNPKLSAPSVEEEPLLKENPRRFVIFPIEYHDIWQMYKKAEASFWTAEEVDLSKDIQHWEALKPEERYFISHVLAFFAASDGIVNENLVERFSQEVQITEARCFYGFQIAMENIHSEMYSLLIDTYIKDSKEREFLFNAIETMPCVKKKADWALCWIGDKEATYGERVVAFAAVEGIFFSGSFASIFWLKKRGLMPGLTFSNELISRDEGLHCDFACLMFKHLLHKPSEQRVKDIIVNAVRIEQEFLTEALPVKLIGMNCTLMKQYIEFVADRLMLELGFSKTPMNDVLLYLFHTRED; from the exons ATGCTCTCCGTCCGTGTCCCTCTCGCCACCATCGCTGACCCGCAGCAGCAGCATCCCCTCCAGCTCTCGCCCATGAAGGGGCTCAGCCTGGCGGACAAGGAGAACACT CCCCCGTCCCTCAGCGGGACCCGCGTGCTGGCCAGCAAGACCGCGAGGAGGATCTTCCAGGAGCCCGCCGAGCCA CAGAACCCTAAGCTATCTGCCCCCAGTGTGGAGGAGGAACCACTTCTGAAAGAAAACCCCCGCCGCTTTGTCATCTTTCCTATCGAATACCATGATATCTGGCAGATGTATAAGAAAGCTGAGGCTTCCTTTTGGACAGCTGAGGAG GTGGACCTTTCCAAGGACATTCAGCACTGGGAAGCCCTGAAGCCTGAGGAGAGATATTTCATTTCGCATGTTCTGGCTTTCTTTGCAGCAAGTGATGGCATAGTAAATGAAAACTTG GTGGAGCGGTTTAGCCAAGAAGTTCAGATTACGGAAGCCCGTTGTTTCTATGGCTTCCAAATTGCCATGGAAAACATACATTCTGAAATGTATAGTCTCCTCATTGACACTTACATTAAAGATTCCAAAGAAAG GGAATTTCTCTTCAACGCCATTGAGACAATGCCTTGTGTAAAGAAGAAGGCAGATTGGGCCTTGTGCTGGATTGGGGACAAAGAGGCTACGTATG GAGAACGTGTCGTAGCCTTTGCTGCAGTGGAAGGAATCTTCTTTTCTGGTTCTTTTGCATCGATATTCTGGCTCAAAAAACGAGGACTGATGCCTGGCCTCACATTTTCCAATGAACTTATTAGCAGAGACGAG GGTTTACACTGTGACTTTGCCTGCCTGATGTTCAAACACCTGCTACACAAACCTTCGGAGCAGAGAGTCAAAGATATCATCGTCAATGCAGTTAGGATAGAACAG GAGTTCCTCACGGAGGCCCTGCCAGTGAAGCTCATTGGAATGAATTGCACTTTGATGAAGCAGTACATCGAATTCGTGGCAGACAGACTCATgctggagctgggttttagcaaG